Proteins encoded in a region of the Gammaproteobacteria bacterium CG11_big_fil_rev_8_21_14_0_20_46_22 genome:
- the asnB gene encoding asparagine synthase (glutamine-hydrolyzing) translates to MCGFAGYWSFEHQRADSSLIEKMLASIRHRGPDGEGVYAQDSLALGHVRLSIHDLSQAGHQPMFSASGRWVIVFNGEIYNYAELRDSLLVHGGLSFKGDSDTEVLVNAIDIWGIKKALEQCVGMFAFAAFDLEKKELYLARDRFGEKPLYYGIQNNTLAFASELKSLRPLSSLGWRFQVDRQALATYMRYAYVPTPCSIYENISKLEPGSYLKVGSDRSQSLSYYWQASSVLSQDKFLGTYDEAVDLLESKLKDTLKIQMQSDVPLGAFLSGGVDSSIIVALMQSLSPKKVNTFSIGFHEAAFNEAQYAQDVAKHLNTNHTELYVGQKDLLSVVPKLPTIYDEPFADSSQIPTFLVSQLVKTQVTVSLSGDAGDELFGGYNRYFLAESVFSRFIDPGPFRAGLKLLPSALLKVLGYLPTAYAQLPDKLLKLKAVVEQGGRSREDLYRLLCSQIYDTSFVLGAKEYSFNERWFWKASKELSYQEWMMLADSQTYMMDDILTKVDRAAMAVSLETRVPFLDHRIFEFAWSLPLAYKIDQGQGKRVLRDVLYRHVPKGLIDRPKMGFGVPLSQWLRSDLKDWAQSLLQPDMLRAQGYLDEKQVSSYWKEHLSGKRNWSFALWNILMFQSWYKQWMM, encoded by the coding sequence ATGTGTGGTTTTGCAGGTTACTGGTCTTTTGAGCATCAGCGCGCAGATAGCTCGCTTATCGAAAAAATGCTGGCGAGTATTCGCCACCGCGGACCAGACGGTGAAGGTGTTTATGCTCAGGATAGCCTTGCTTTAGGCCATGTTCGCTTGTCCATTCATGATTTATCTCAAGCAGGCCATCAGCCGATGTTTTCTGCCTCTGGCCGGTGGGTGATTGTTTTTAATGGCGAAATATATAATTATGCCGAACTAAGGGATAGCTTGCTCGTCCATGGTGGTTTGAGTTTCAAGGGTGATAGCGATACCGAAGTTCTAGTTAATGCGATTGATATCTGGGGCATAAAAAAAGCTTTAGAGCAATGTGTTGGCATGTTTGCGTTTGCCGCGTTTGACCTTGAGAAAAAAGAACTTTATTTGGCGCGCGATCGCTTTGGTGAGAAGCCACTCTATTATGGTATTCAAAACAATACCTTGGCTTTTGCTTCTGAACTCAAGTCATTAAGGCCGCTATCTTCCTTGGGTTGGCGTTTTCAGGTTGATCGCCAGGCTTTGGCGACGTATATGCGCTATGCCTATGTTCCAACCCCTTGTTCAATTTATGAAAATATTTCGAAGCTTGAACCTGGCAGTTACCTGAAGGTCGGTTCTGATCGCAGCCAATCATTGTCGTATTATTGGCAAGCATCCAGTGTGTTGTCTCAAGATAAATTTTTAGGTACTTATGATGAGGCTGTTGATCTACTTGAGTCTAAGCTTAAAGACACGTTAAAAATACAAATGCAATCAGATGTTCCTCTGGGGGCTTTTTTGTCTGGTGGTGTTGACTCTTCTATAATTGTTGCGTTGATGCAGTCACTCTCACCCAAGAAGGTTAATACCTTTAGCATCGGCTTTCATGAGGCAGCTTTTAATGAGGCACAGTACGCTCAGGATGTGGCTAAGCATCTAAACACGAATCACACAGAGTTGTATGTTGGCCAGAAAGATCTACTTTCTGTGGTGCCTAAATTACCTACTATTTATGACGAGCCCTTTGCCGATTCTTCTCAAATACCAACGTTTTTAGTGAGTCAGTTAGTAAAAACTCAAGTCACAGTGAGTTTGTCAGGTGACGCTGGCGATGAATTATTTGGTGGTTACAATCGCTATTTTTTGGCTGAATCGGTTTTCAGCCGTTTTATTGATCCAGGGCCTTTTAGGGCAGGCCTTAAATTGCTGCCCTCGGCTCTTTTGAAAGTTTTGGGTTACTTGCCAACGGCGTATGCGCAGCTGCCTGACAAACTGTTAAAACTTAAGGCTGTGGTCGAGCAGGGTGGTCGTTCTAGAGAAGACTTATATCGTCTGTTGTGTTCTCAGATTTACGATACAAGTTTCGTACTTGGTGCCAAGGAATACAGTTTTAATGAGCGCTGGTTTTGGAAGGCTTCAAAAGAGCTTTCTTATCAAGAGTGGATGATGCTTGCTGATTCGCAAACGTATATGATGGATGATATTTTAACGAAAGTTGATCGTGCGGCGATGGCGGTTTCGCTCGAAACCCGTGTGCCGTTTTTGGATCACCGTATTTTTGAATTTGCTTGGTCGTTACCATTGGCTTATAAAATAGATCAAGGTCAAGGCAAGCGTGTTTTGAGGGATGTGCTATATCGCCATGTGCCCAAGGGGTTGATTGATCGACCTAAAATGGGTTTTGGTGTGCCGCTGAGTCAGTGGTTAAGGTCTGATTTGAAAGACTGGGCTCAGTCACTGCTTCAGCCTGATATGCTTCGTGCTCAAGGCTACTTGGATGAGAAGCAAGTATCTTCTTATTGGAAAGAGCACCTTAGCGGTAAGCGGAATTGGTCTTTTGCGTTATGGAATATACTCATGTTTCAAAGCTGGTATAAACAATGGATGATGTAG